In Nicotiana tabacum cultivar K326 chromosome 2, ASM71507v2, whole genome shotgun sequence, the following proteins share a genomic window:
- the LOC107791024 gene encoding bifunctional bis(5'-adenosyl)-triphosphatase/adenylylsulfatase FHIT-like isoform X1: protein MLKLLSFVSSHNFTPLSNFIGGIQFQSAFTPTNHFFHLARVFSSISHSHSKMEADSYMFGPYKIDKKEVFYSTDLSYALVNLRPLLPGHVLVCPRREAKRFADLTADETSDLWLTAQKVGKQLESYHKASSLTFAIQDGPQAGQTVPHVHIHIIPRKSGDFEKNDEIYDALDVKEKEMKQSLDLDKERKDRSIEEMAEEAAEYRKLL, encoded by the exons ATGTTAAAGCTACTGTCTTTTGTTTCATCACATAACTTCACTCCATTGTCAAATTTCATTGGAGGCATTCAATTTCAGTCCGCCTTCACACCCACTAATCATTTCTTCCACTTAGCGCGAGTCTTTTCTTCAATCAGTCATTCCCATTCCAAG ATGGAGGCTGATTCTTATATGTTTGGGCCATACAAGATTGACAAAAAAGAAGTCTTCTACTCCACTGATTTGTCCTATGCCTTGGTCAACCTCCGTCCCCTTCTTCCTGGT CATGTGCTTGTTTGCCCAAGACGCGAAGCAAAGCGCTTTGCTGATCTTACTGCTGATGAAACTAGCGACTTGTGGCTTACAGCACAAAAAGTGGGCAAGCAACTTGAGTCCTACCACAAGGCATCCTCTCTTACATTTGCAATCCAA GATGGACCCCAGGCGGGGCAGACAGTTCCTCATGTTCATATTCACATCATCCCACGTAAAAGTGGTGACTTTGAAAAGAATGATGAGATTTATGATGCT CTGGATGTGAAGGAGAAGGAGATGAAGCAATCGCTTGATTTGGACAAAGAAAGGAAAGACAGAAGCATTGAGGAGATGGCTGAAGAGGCAGCTGAATACAGAAAACTTCTCTAG
- the LOC107791024 gene encoding bifunctional bis(5'-adenosyl)-triphosphatase/adenylylsulfatase FHIT-like isoform X2 produces MLKLLSFVSSHNFTPLSNFIGGIQFQSAFTPTNHFFHLARVFSSISHSHSKMEADSYMFGPYKIDKKEVFYSTDLSYALVNLRPLLPGHVLVCPRREAKRFADLTADETSDLWLTAQKVGKQLESYHKASSLTFAIQLDVKEKEMKQSLDLDKERKDRSIEEMAEEAAEYRKLL; encoded by the exons ATGTTAAAGCTACTGTCTTTTGTTTCATCACATAACTTCACTCCATTGTCAAATTTCATTGGAGGCATTCAATTTCAGTCCGCCTTCACACCCACTAATCATTTCTTCCACTTAGCGCGAGTCTTTTCTTCAATCAGTCATTCCCATTCCAAG ATGGAGGCTGATTCTTATATGTTTGGGCCATACAAGATTGACAAAAAAGAAGTCTTCTACTCCACTGATTTGTCCTATGCCTTGGTCAACCTCCGTCCCCTTCTTCCTGGT CATGTGCTTGTTTGCCCAAGACGCGAAGCAAAGCGCTTTGCTGATCTTACTGCTGATGAAACTAGCGACTTGTGGCTTACAGCACAAAAAGTGGGCAAGCAACTTGAGTCCTACCACAAGGCATCCTCTCTTACATTTGCAATCCAA CTGGATGTGAAGGAGAAGGAGATGAAGCAATCGCTTGATTTGGACAAAGAAAGGAAAGACAGAAGCATTGAGGAGATGGCTGAAGAGGCAGCTGAATACAGAAAACTTCTCTAG